A single region of the Bacteroidales bacterium genome encodes:
- a CDS encoding HAD family hydrolase has protein sequence LYFTLGIPGQVAFVRLGVEDPESAYRLWHTYFMKYNSTVKLFDGIADTLKALKEKGFHSGIVTSKTYREFADDTSSREIIGYFETVVGRTDSPRPKPFADPLLTYMERTQTRPEDILYIGDAIYDYQCAQSAGVDFGLVMWGSHPKERIDARYSLKTPNDILNISCE, from the coding sequence ATCTATACTTTACTCTGGGCATTCCGGGACAAGTAGCATTCGTCCGGTTAGGAGTCGAAGATCCTGAATCAGCATACCGGCTATGGCATACTTATTTCATGAAATACAATTCTACCGTCAAATTGTTTGATGGTATTGCCGATACATTGAAAGCCCTGAAGGAAAAAGGATTTCACTCAGGAATCGTTACTTCTAAAACTTACCGGGAGTTTGCAGATGACACGTCATCCCGTGAGATTATCGGATATTTTGAAACAGTAGTAGGCAGAACGGATTCACCCCGTCCCAAACCTTTTGCCGATCCGCTCCTGACCTATATGGAACGGACCCAGACGCGACCGGAAGATATTCTTTACATAGGTGATGCCATCTATGATTATCAATGTGCCCAAAGTGCAGGTGTTGATTTTGGATTGGTCATGTGGGGAAGCCACCCCAAAGAACGTATAGATGCCAGGTATTCCCTGAAAACACCCAATGATATTCTAAACATTTCATGTGAATAA
- a CDS encoding sugar O-acetyltransferase → MKTEFQKCLAGEPFDGKDKELAEMTIKTKRLLVKLNATDFADTKRKDEILQDILERVGENVHVDIDFRCEYGKNIFIGDKVIINMNCTFVDNNRIDIGNNVLIASNVQIYTATHSTKAEERTMPDWNQGKAICNTFALPVRIEDNVWIGGGAVILPGVTIGENSVVGAGSVVTRSIPKNCVAVGNPCRVIRRMDHG, encoded by the coding sequence ATGAAAACAGAATTTCAAAAATGTCTGGCTGGTGAGCCTTTTGACGGAAAGGACAAAGAATTAGCAGAAATGACCATAAAAACGAAACGTCTGCTTGTGAAATTGAATGCTACGGATTTTGCAGACACAAAGAGGAAAGATGAGATCCTGCAGGATATATTGGAACGTGTGGGTGAGAATGTCCATGTTGATATTGATTTCCGTTGTGAATATGGAAAGAATATCTTCATAGGCGATAAAGTCATCATCAATATGAATTGCACATTTGTGGATAACAACCGGATAGATATAGGGAATAATGTGCTTATTGCTTCCAATGTCCAGATATACACCGCTACCCATTCAACAAAAGCAGAAGAAAGAACCATGCCGGATTGGAACCAGGGAAAAGCTATTTGCAACACTTTTGCATTGCCCGTACGGATTGAAGATAATGTATGGATCGGTGGTGGTGCGGTCATATTACCGGGTGTTACAATTGGGGAGAACAGTGTTGTCGGCGCAGGAAGTGTTGTTACCCGTTCTATTCCAAAAAACTGTGTCGCTGTTGGAAATCCCTGCAGGGTGATCAGACGGATGGATCATGGATGA
- a CDS encoding DUF2269 family protein, giving the protein MEIKKLKPQAVKILKMLHIFFAFSWIISGVTLCLLVFITSPQSGDELYMRSRILQIVDDYFIIGGALGALVTGLTYSIFTNWGFFKHPWITVKWIMIILQMLFGTFILGPCINGNVLIADQLRDGALTDPAFLENIRTTQIWGTVQTVFLLVVIVISVQKPWKRKKVKTGRE; this is encoded by the coding sequence ATGGAAATAAAGAAACTGAAACCACAAGCAGTTAAAATCCTGAAAATGCTCCATATTTTCTTCGCTTTCAGTTGGATCATCAGCGGTGTGACGCTCTGCCTGCTGGTTTTTATTACCAGTCCGCAATCGGGAGACGAACTGTATATGCGTTCGCGGATACTCCAGATCGTAGATGACTATTTCATTATCGGAGGTGCTTTAGGAGCTTTAGTGACCGGACTGACATACAGCATATTTACCAACTGGGGATTTTTTAAACACCCATGGATCACCGTAAAGTGGATCATGATCATCCTGCAAATGCTTTTCGGAACATTTATATTGGGCCCATGCATTAACGGGAATGTGCTGATTGCAGACCAGCTCCGTGATGGGGCCCTGACAGACCCGGCTTTCCTCGAAAACATCCGGACAACACAAATCTGGGGAACGGTCCAGACTGTATTTTTGTTGGTCGTTATCGTTATTTCGGTGCAAAAACCGTGGAAAAGGAAAAAAGTTAAAACGGGCAGGGAGTAG
- a CDS encoding MarR family transcriptional regulator, which translates to MNEKQETLGFLLARTSNAMATHLNSHLKKHGIDLPHSQYVVLKYLYDEDGISQQELANKVFKDTAAIKRTLDILEKKGLVERIPVTMRKNSVMITQKGRELMPKVMDCIEKSKQSVLSGIGEHEYRMFTEILERIYQNIK; encoded by the coding sequence ATGAATGAAAAGCAAGAAACCCTAGGATTTTTATTGGCGCGGACATCGAACGCAATGGCTACCCACCTTAACAGTCATTTAAAAAAACATGGGATAGACCTTCCCCACTCGCAGTATGTTGTCCTCAAATATCTTTATGACGAAGACGGCATTAGCCAGCAGGAACTGGCGAATAAAGTTTTTAAGGATACTGCAGCTATTAAACGGACGTTAGACATACTGGAGAAGAAAGGATTGGTAGAACGTATTCCCGTCACCATGAGGAAGAACAGCGTTATGATCACACAAAAAGGAAGGGAATTGATGCCGAAGGTTATGGACTGTATCGAAAAATCGAAGCAATCTGTTTTATCAGGTATAGGCGAACATGAATACAGGATGTTCACCGAAATCCTTGAACGGATATATCAAAACATCAAATAA